A stretch of the Sphingosinithalassobacter tenebrarum genome encodes the following:
- the pspA gene encoding phage shock protein PspA — MGIFSRTRDIIAANVTDLLDKAEDPAKMIRMIILEMEETLVEVRASAARTIADQKEMRRHITKLEKLQESWTEKAELALSKDREDLAKAALIERQKAADMCEQLESEISVLDEALKASEEDIAKLQNKLREARTRQNSIMTRLETANNRYRMREMTNGSRMSEAFSRFDMLERRVDFAEGRADAAGMGDQPKTLDEEINELRSSEKVEAELEALKKRVNKEG; from the coding sequence ATGGGCATCTTTTCACGAACCCGCGATATCATCGCCGCCAATGTCACCGACTTGCTCGACAAGGCCGAGGACCCCGCGAAGATGATCCGCATGATCATTCTGGAGATGGAAGAAACGCTGGTCGAGGTTCGCGCCTCCGCCGCTCGCACCATCGCCGACCAGAAGGAAATGCGTCGCCACATCACCAAGCTGGAAAAGCTCCAGGAAAGCTGGACCGAAAAGGCCGAGCTGGCGCTTTCCAAGGATCGTGAGGATCTTGCCAAGGCAGCGCTGATCGAACGCCAGAAGGCCGCCGACATGTGCGAACAGCTCGAAAGCGAGATTTCGGTGCTCGACGAAGCGCTCAAGGCTTCGGAAGAGGATATCGCGAAGCTGCAGAACAAGCTGCGCGAAGCACGCACCCGCCAGAATTCGATCATGACGCGCCTCGAAACGGCGAACAACCGTTACCGGATGCGCGAAATGACCAACGGCAGCCGCATGAGCGAAGCCTTTTCGCGCTTCGACATGCTCGAACGCCGGGTCGATTTCGCCGAGGGGCGCGCGGACGCCGCCGGCATGGGCGATCAGCCCAAGACGCTCGACGAGGAAATCAACGAGCTGCGTTCGTCGGAGAAGGTCGAAGCCGAACTGGAAGCTCTGAAGAAGCGCGTCAACAAGGAGGGTTGA
- the pspF gene encoding phage shock protein operon transcriptional activator, with amino-acid sequence MERITQVIGQSGAFLDALEKASRAAELDRPVLVIGERGTGKELVAERLHRLSRRWDQPLVVMNCAALPETLIEAELFGHEAGAFTGAAKARAGRFEEADGGTLFLDELGTLSMAAQDRLLRAVEYGEITRIGASRPIEVDVRIVAATNEHLPDRVEKGTFRADLLDRLSFEVVTLPPLRARAGDVMVLADFYGRRMAAEIGWLDWPGFGPAAEAALRGYDWPGNVRELRNVVERAVYRWDQDGPVDAIQIDPFDSPYRPRARAQPPTSESSETAGQAAAPATPAFDPSGDFKEQVAQFERSLLAQALAEQRYNQRATAEALGLSYDQLRHALKRHDLLGGSPG; translated from the coding sequence ATGGAGCGCATTACACAGGTTATCGGGCAATCGGGCGCGTTCCTCGACGCTCTGGAAAAGGCGAGCCGTGCGGCGGAGCTAGACCGGCCCGTGCTTGTTATCGGCGAGCGCGGCACCGGCAAGGAACTTGTCGCGGAACGCCTCCACCGCCTTTCGCGTCGCTGGGATCAGCCGCTCGTGGTCATGAACTGCGCGGCGCTACCGGAAACGCTGATCGAGGCTGAACTTTTCGGGCACGAGGCAGGGGCCTTTACCGGCGCCGCAAAGGCGCGCGCGGGCCGCTTCGAGGAAGCCGACGGCGGAACCTTGTTTCTCGATGAACTCGGCACGCTTTCGATGGCGGCTCAGGATCGTCTGCTGCGCGCGGTTGAGTATGGCGAGATCACCCGGATCGGCGCCTCGCGTCCGATCGAGGTCGATGTTCGCATCGTCGCGGCGACAAACGAGCATCTTCCCGATCGGGTCGAGAAGGGCACGTTCCGCGCCGACCTGCTCGACAGGTTGAGCTTCGAGGTCGTCACCTTGCCGCCGCTGCGTGCGCGGGCCGGGGACGTGATGGTGCTCGCCGATTTCTACGGGCGGCGCATGGCCGCTGAAATCGGCTGGCTCGACTGGCCCGGGTTCGGCCCGGCGGCCGAGGCCGCACTGCGTGGGTATGACTGGCCTGGGAACGTCCGCGAGCTACGCAATGTCGTGGAACGCGCCGTGTATCGTTGGGACCAGGATGGGCCGGTCGACGCCATCCAGATCGATCCGTTCGATTCGCCGTACCGTCCGCGCGCCAGGGCGCAGCCGCCCACAAGCGAAAGTTCCGAGACCGCCGGACAGGCCGCGGCTCCGGCCACGCCCGCATTCGATCCGTCGGGCGATTTCAAGGAACAGGTGGCGCAGTTCGAGCGGAGCCTGCTCGCGCAGGCACTTGCCGAGCAGCGCTACAACCAGCGCGCGACCGCCGAGGCGCTGGGCCTGAGCTATGACCAGCTTCGCCATGCGTTGAAGCGTCACGATCTGCTCGGCGGCAGTCCCGGCTGA
- a CDS encoding superoxide dismutase — protein sequence MAFELPALPYAKDALAPHMSAETLDFHHGKHHKAYVDKTNGFVDEKGLGGMKLSEIIKKAKADGDKGLFNNSAQVWNHSFFWQCLTPETTAPTGKLAELISEGFGSTDALVDKIKAESAGHFGSGWGWLVLDGGSLKVTSLHDADTPVAYEGMVPLLTIDVWEHAYYVDYRNSRPGYLDAVTSKLINWDFVAKNLDGSGIAAADQG from the coding sequence ATGGCTTTCGAACTCCCCGCGCTCCCCTATGCGAAGGACGCGCTGGCGCCGCACATGTCGGCCGAAACGCTCGATTTTCATCATGGCAAGCATCACAAGGCCTATGTCGACAAGACCAACGGCTTCGTCGATGAAAAAGGCTTGGGCGGCATGAAGCTGTCGGAAATCATCAAGAAGGCCAAGGCCGATGGTGACAAGGGCCTGTTCAACAACAGCGCCCAGGTCTGGAACCACAGCTTCTTCTGGCAGTGCCTGACGCCGGAAACGACCGCGCCGACCGGCAAGCTTGCCGAACTGATCAGCGAAGGCTTCGGTTCGACCGACGCGCTGGTCGACAAGATCAAGGCCGAAAGTGCCGGTCATTTCGGCAGCGGCTGGGGCTGGCTGGTCCTCGACGGCGGCAGCCTGAAGGTAACGTCGCTGCACGACGCGGATACGCCGGTCGCCTATGAAGGCATGGTGCCGCTGCTGACGATCGACGTGTGGGAACACGCCTATTATGTCGATTATCGCAATTCGCGTCCGGGCTATCTGGATGCGGTTACGAGCAAGCTGATCAACTGGGACTTTGTCGCGAAGAACCTCGACGGCAGCGGCATCGCCGCGGCTGATCAGGGATAA
- a CDS encoding acyltransferase family protein: protein MAQIAGGDGARLHHFDAAHAIMLLMGIPYHAALLYRLSGDWILVSPDRSVTATLIVALIHSFRMPAFFILSGYFGAMLLHRRGASAWLRQRLLRIGVPIVGSLLLFGFAEHFLLSMAQGDMNPAEVLADMASRPDFLFHRWFLIVLLLLSLALLGVLPLAQHYRSAAAVFVRRLQVRGLIWLPLAALCLASVAAGLFDVAAQALGWPLFAEYGRKFLYFAPFFFAGAACQLHGRLLVHFLNVTRRQIWITAILLLCYVASYRGFYGPDFVAAHPYVALGIGIVRDFTAVATGFAVTRLFLAWARNRFAAPSQRVRYVVDGALGIYLSHMLFVLLYGGMFLHVTLPPMLEIALISGASLLSVLAVHHLTQRSHLLALLLNGTPLRLRAEPRFRSPFRR, encoded by the coding sequence TTGGCACAAATCGCCGGGGGAGACGGTGCGCGTCTCCACCATTTCGACGCCGCGCACGCGATCATGTTGCTGATGGGGATCCCCTATCACGCCGCCTTGCTCTATCGCCTTTCCGGCGACTGGATTCTGGTTTCCCCCGACAGGAGCGTCACTGCAACGCTGATCGTGGCGTTGATCCACAGCTTTCGCATGCCCGCCTTCTTCATCCTTTCGGGATATTTCGGGGCGATGTTGCTGCACCGGCGCGGCGCGAGCGCATGGTTGCGCCAGCGGCTGCTGCGCATCGGTGTTCCAATTGTCGGTAGCCTGTTGCTGTTCGGGTTTGCCGAGCATTTCCTGTTGTCGATGGCGCAGGGCGACATGAATCCGGCGGAAGTGCTGGCGGACATGGCGTCGCGGCCCGATTTCCTGTTCCATCGCTGGTTCCTGATCGTACTGCTGCTGCTCTCGCTCGCGCTTTTGGGAGTATTGCCACTTGCGCAGCACTATCGCTCCGCGGCCGCTGTTTTCGTCCGGCGGCTTCAGGTGCGCGGGCTGATCTGGCTCCCGCTGGCGGCGCTGTGCCTCGCTTCGGTCGCAGCGGGGCTTTTCGATGTCGCGGCGCAGGCGCTGGGGTGGCCGCTTTTCGCCGAATATGGCCGCAAGTTCCTCTACTTCGCGCCGTTCTTCTTTGCGGGCGCCGCGTGCCAGCTTCACGGGCGATTGCTCGTACACTTCCTCAACGTCACCCGTCGCCAGATCTGGATCACGGCAATCCTGCTGCTTTGCTATGTAGCCAGTTATCGCGGCTTCTACGGCCCTGACTTCGTAGCGGCTCACCCCTATGTCGCGCTGGGAATCGGCATCGTGCGCGATTTCACTGCCGTCGCGACGGGATTTGCCGTTACCAGGTTATTCCTTGCATGGGCGCGAAACCGGTTCGCCGCGCCCAGCCAACGCGTCCGCTATGTCGTCGACGGCGCACTGGGCATCTACCTGTCCCATATGCTGTTCGTGTTGCTGTACGGCGGGATGTTCCTTCATGTGACACTGCCGCCGATGCTGGAGATCGCACTGATTTCCGGTGCTTCACTGCTGAGCGTGCTGGCGGTGCATCATCTGACCCAGCGAAGCCACCTTCTCGCGCTGCTGTTGAACGGCACGCCGCTCAGGTTGCGCGCCGAACCGCGGTTCCGCTCACCCTTCCGGCGGTAG
- a CDS encoding septation protein A, whose amino-acid sequence MNGSSTKPPLSPGMRMLIDFGPLIVFFAVNALYPAESELQKALAATAAFMVTMAAAMALSFWKAGRISPMLWISGGLVLVFGSLTIYFHDEVFIQIKPTLVYAMFAAILFYGLVAKKPLLQMLLESAYPGLTARGWRLLTVNWAVFFVAMAVLNEVARYFLSWDGWVAYKTWGVIPMTFVFALANIPMLMKHGLQTEKDAPLPPEG is encoded by the coding sequence ATGAACGGCTCTTCCACGAAACCACCGCTTTCGCCGGGCATGCGGATGTTGATCGATTTCGGTCCGCTGATCGTCTTCTTCGCGGTCAACGCGCTGTACCCCGCCGAATCCGAGCTCCAGAAGGCGCTAGCGGCGACTGCGGCCTTCATGGTCACGATGGCCGCGGCGATGGCGCTTTCCTTCTGGAAGGCCGGGCGGATCTCGCCGATGCTGTGGATCTCTGGCGGGCTGGTTCTGGTTTTCGGCAGCCTCACAATCTATTTCCACGACGAGGTCTTCATCCAGATCAAGCCGACGCTGGTCTATGCGATGTTCGCCGCGATCCTGTTTTACGGGCTGGTTGCGAAAAAGCCCTTGCTGCAGATGCTGCTCGAAAGCGCCTATCCCGGGCTGACCGCCAGAGGCTGGCGACTGTTAACGGTCAACTGGGCGGTCTTTTTCGTCGCGATGGCAGTGCTCAACGAAGTCGCCCGCTATTTTCTGAGCTGGGACGGCTGGGTCGCATACAAGACATGGGGCGTCATCCCGATGACGTTCGTGTTCGCGTTGGCGAACATCCCGATGCTGATGAAGCACGGGCTGCAAACCGAAAAGGACGCGCCGCTACCGCCGGAAGGGTGA
- the ftsY gene encoding signal recognition particle-docking protein FtsY — protein sequence MSTRPGWHQKLLGGFRKTSDRLLGNLAGLTGARLDDDTLDEIEEALIASDLGPGVAARIRERLAEGQFERGMEELGIRLVVAEEIAKSLEPAAKRLEIDAFPRPQVILVIGVNGSGKTTTIAKLANLFLEQDYQVMLAAGDTFRAAAIGQLRTWADRIGVPIVSGPEGGDAAGIVFEAVKKATEIGTDVLIVDTAGRLQNKRELMDELAKIRRVLGRLNPAAPHDVVLVLDATTGQNALSQIEVFKEVAGVTGLVMTKLDGTARGGVLVAAAEKYGLPIHAIGVGEKVDDLRPFDAQEVARIIAGVEELTGD from the coding sequence ATGAGCACACGTCCCGGTTGGCATCAGAAGCTGCTCGGCGGCTTTCGCAAGACATCGGACCGGCTGCTCGGCAATCTGGCGGGCCTCACCGGCGCGCGCCTCGACGACGACACGCTCGACGAAATCGAGGAAGCGCTGATCGCATCCGATCTCGGCCCCGGTGTCGCCGCGCGGATTCGCGAGCGGCTTGCCGAAGGCCAGTTCGAACGCGGTATGGAGGAACTCGGCATCCGGCTGGTCGTCGCCGAGGAAATCGCCAAGTCGCTCGAACCGGCGGCAAAGCGGCTGGAGATCGATGCGTTTCCGCGCCCGCAAGTGATCCTGGTCATCGGCGTCAATGGATCGGGCAAGACCACGACCATCGCCAAGCTCGCCAATCTGTTCCTCGAACAGGATTATCAGGTGATGCTTGCCGCCGGCGACACATTCCGTGCCGCCGCGATCGGGCAGCTGCGCACCTGGGCCGATCGCATCGGCGTGCCGATCGTGTCCGGCCCGGAGGGCGGCGATGCTGCGGGCATCGTGTTCGAAGCAGTCAAGAAGGCCACCGAGATCGGCACCGACGTCCTGATCGTCGACACGGCGGGGCGCCTGCAGAACAAGCGCGAACTGATGGACGAGCTGGCCAAGATCCGTCGGGTGCTCGGGCGCCTCAATCCTGCGGCGCCGCACGACGTGGTGCTGGTGCTCGATGCGACGACCGGACAGAATGCGCTGAGCCAGATCGAGGTCTTCAAGGAAGTTGCCGGCGTCACCGGCCTGGTAATGACCAAGCTCGATGGCACCGCGCGCGGCGGCGTGCTTGTGGCGGCGGCCGAAAAATACGGTCTGCCGATCCATGCGATCGGCGTCGGCGAAAAGGTGGACGACCTGCGCCCCTTCGACGCGCAGGAAGTCGCCCGCATCATCGCCGGGGTTGAGGAACTGACCGGCGACTAG
- the mtaB gene encoding tRNA (N(6)-L-threonylcarbamoyladenosine(37)-C(2))-methylthiotransferase MtaB, translating to MTAPSLQASHAPDVVSLGCRLNLAESETIRTLLGEADTVVVNSCAVTNEAVKQTRQAIRRARRARPGAQLIVTGCAAQLDPQTFAAMPEVDRVIGNAEKLSPSAWKSAEPVIVSDVMALAETAQHLSASFSAHAKAFVEVQNGCDHRCTFCAIPFGRGNSRSAPAGAVVERIAALVDAGHHEIVLTGVDLTSYGADLPGTQTLGTLVERIMKHVPALPRLRLSSLDSIEIDDRLFTLMTQEPRVMPHVHLSLQAGDDMILKRMKRRHNRAEAVRIVERLKAARPEIAIGADLIAGFPTEDEAMAANTLALIDDCDIVHGHIFPYSPREGTPAARMPQLPRETVKARAAALRATSAARRDRWLESLVGTRQNVLVERSGTRGHGESYAEIHFEPAPGLSPVIGISITGIEGDHLLGEPA from the coding sequence ATGACGGCTCCTTCCCTCCAGGCCTCTCATGCACCCGATGTCGTTTCGCTGGGCTGCAGGCTCAACCTAGCCGAAAGCGAAACGATACGCACGCTGCTCGGCGAAGCCGACACGGTGGTGGTGAACAGCTGTGCCGTGACCAACGAGGCAGTAAAGCAAACACGCCAGGCAATTCGGCGGGCCCGACGCGCTCGCCCCGGTGCGCAGCTGATCGTAACCGGCTGCGCGGCACAACTCGACCCCCAGACCTTTGCCGCCATGCCCGAAGTCGACCGGGTGATCGGAAACGCCGAGAAGCTGTCGCCGTCGGCCTGGAAGAGCGCGGAGCCGGTGATCGTCAGCGACGTGATGGCGCTGGCGGAAACGGCGCAGCATCTCTCCGCGAGCTTTTCCGCCCATGCCAAGGCGTTTGTCGAGGTGCAGAACGGATGCGATCACCGCTGCACCTTTTGCGCGATTCCGTTCGGACGCGGGAACAGCCGTTCCGCGCCCGCGGGGGCAGTGGTCGAGCGGATCGCCGCACTGGTCGATGCCGGTCATCACGAAATCGTGCTCACGGGCGTAGATTTAACCAGCTACGGCGCCGACCTGCCCGGAACGCAGACGCTGGGCACACTGGTCGAGCGCATTATGAAGCACGTCCCTGCCCTGCCCCGGCTGCGGCTATCCTCGCTCGATTCGATTGAAATCGACGACCGGCTCTTCACGCTGATGACGCAGGAGCCGCGGGTTATGCCGCACGTCCATCTTTCGCTGCAGGCTGGCGACGATATGATCCTCAAGCGGATGAAGCGCCGCCACAATCGCGCGGAAGCCGTTCGCATCGTCGAACGGCTCAAGGCTGCGCGGCCCGAAATCGCGATCGGCGCCGACCTCATCGCCGGCTTCCCGACCGAGGACGAGGCGATGGCCGCCAATACGCTGGCGCTGATCGACGATTGCGACATCGTGCACGGCCATATTTTCCCATACAGCCCGCGCGAAGGCACGCCGGCGGCGCGCATGCCCCAGCTTCCGCGCGAAACGGTCAAGGCGCGCGCTGCGGCGTTGCGGGCAACCTCTGCCGCACGCCGTGATCGCTGGCTGGAAAGCCTGGTCGGCACGCGGCAGAATGTGCTGGTCGAACGCAGCGGAACGCGCGGGCATGGCGAATCCTACGCCGAAATCCATTTCGAACCGGCACCGGGACTGTCCCCGGTGATCGGCATTTCCATCACCGGCATCGAAGGAGATCATCTGTTGGGAGAGCCGGCATGA
- a CDS encoding DUF924 family protein — protein MADDLVAADGEVHAKAREILVFWFEWLMPEQHFSKSEALDATISERFGALRDQVLATRAKGWRADRDTLLAAVILLDQFSRNMHRGTADAFAGDGLALELSQLAIAREWDRGMTTAQRQFLYMPFMHAEDAELQRRSIALFESLGDAYVLKFAREHAEVIAQFGRFPSRNAALGRISTAEEQAYLSRPDAGW, from the coding sequence ATGGCGGACGATCTAGTTGCGGCGGACGGCGAAGTCCACGCGAAGGCGCGTGAGATATTGGTCTTCTGGTTCGAATGGCTGATGCCCGAACAGCATTTCTCGAAGTCGGAGGCGCTCGACGCGACGATCTCGGAACGGTTCGGCGCCTTACGCGACCAGGTTCTCGCAACGCGTGCCAAGGGCTGGCGTGCGGATCGCGACACATTGCTCGCCGCGGTAATCCTGCTCGACCAGTTCTCGCGCAACATGCATCGCGGCACGGCAGACGCCTTTGCCGGCGATGGGCTTGCCCTGGAGCTTTCGCAACTGGCGATCGCGCGCGAATGGGATCGCGGCATGACGACCGCGCAACGGCAGTTTCTCTACATGCCATTCATGCATGCCGAGGATGCCGAGCTGCAGCGGCGGTCAATCGCATTGTTCGAATCGCTGGGCGACGCCTATGTGTTGAAGTTCGCGCGCGAACATGCCGAAGTGATCGCGCAATTCGGTCGTTTTCCGTCGCGCAATGCTGCCTTGGGCCGAATCTCGACGGCCGAGGAGCAGGCCTATCTCAGCCGGCCAGACGCTGGCTGGTAG
- a CDS encoding putative bifunctional diguanylate cyclase/phosphodiesterase — MASQKADTEAETRNAGSSDLLIGAFSIAAILMFVGIGSSVLSTSIGYYFEGGAPADRSLVIALLLNVALILFGWRRHAALRDEVKVRAAAEERAYMLASRDPLTGFLNRRSIAEEGASLFVRAGRRHKAMALMVLDLDHFKTINDMHGHAVGDALLRAVAAEIADAMPPAALTARLGGDEFACAFKFDPADPSTVERIAERLVSRMAQPFEAEGLRLHISCSLGIARSDFDCRSIDTLMRSADIAMYAAKKSGRNRFACFDHSMERELQTRNDLENGLRHAIPNHEIVPYFEQQIDLASERLHGFEVLARWEHPQRGTISPEIFIPIAEETGMIGDLSLSIMKQAFSAARDWDPSLSLSVNISPWQLRDAWLAQKIIKVLAETGFPPTRLEVEITESSLFENLALAQSIVGSLKNQGVRIALDDFGTGYSSLAHLRALPFDRIKIDKSFVQSINESADSAAIVNAIARLGESLNLPVTAEGIETAAIAERLRAIGCAKAQGWYYGKPLSVTAARRLLAERRLLRGQSTPRESDVQSSGDVPPRPATSQRLAG, encoded by the coding sequence ATGGCATCGCAAAAAGCGGATACTGAGGCGGAGACGCGAAACGCCGGGAGCAGCGACCTGCTGATCGGCGCGTTCAGCATCGCGGCCATCCTGATGTTCGTCGGCATCGGCAGCTCCGTGCTGTCGACCAGCATCGGATATTATTTCGAAGGCGGCGCGCCGGCGGATCGATCGCTTGTCATCGCACTATTGCTCAACGTCGCCCTGATTCTGTTCGGCTGGCGTCGCCATGCCGCGCTTCGCGACGAAGTCAAAGTTCGCGCGGCTGCCGAGGAACGCGCCTATATGCTGGCCTCTCGCGATCCGCTGACCGGTTTTCTCAATCGCCGCAGCATCGCCGAGGAAGGTGCTTCACTGTTCGTGCGCGCGGGACGGCGCCACAAAGCGATGGCGCTGATGGTGCTCGATCTCGATCATTTCAAGACGATCAACGACATGCACGGCCATGCGGTGGGAGATGCGCTTTTGCGTGCGGTTGCCGCCGAAATCGCCGATGCCATGCCGCCCGCGGCGCTGACCGCACGACTGGGTGGCGACGAATTTGCCTGCGCGTTCAAGTTCGATCCTGCCGACCCATCGACCGTGGAGCGTATCGCCGAGCGGCTGGTCAGCCGCATGGCGCAACCGTTCGAAGCCGAGGGCCTGCGGCTGCACATCAGCTGTTCGCTGGGCATCGCGCGATCGGATTTCGATTGCCGGTCGATCGACACGCTGATGCGATCCGCGGACATTGCCATGTATGCGGCCAAGAAGTCGGGGCGCAATCGCTTCGCGTGCTTCGATCATTCGATGGAGCGCGAGCTTCAGACCCGGAACGACCTGGAAAACGGCCTGCGCCACGCGATTCCCAACCACGAAATCGTTCCCTATTTCGAACAGCAGATCGATCTCGCCAGCGAACGGCTGCACGGTTTCGAGGTGCTGGCGCGCTGGGAGCATCCCCAGCGCGGCACGATCAGTCCCGAGATATTCATTCCGATCGCCGAGGAAACCGGCATGATCGGCGATCTCTCGCTTTCGATCATGAAGCAGGCCTTCTCTGCCGCGCGCGACTGGGATCCCTCGCTCTCGCTTTCGGTCAATATCTCGCCCTGGCAGCTCCGCGACGCATGGCTGGCGCAGAAGATCATCAAGGTGCTCGCCGAAACCGGCTTTCCGCCTACCCGGCTCGAGGTGGAGATCACGGAAAGCTCCCTGTTCGAGAATCTGGCGCTGGCCCAGTCGATCGTCGGAAGCCTCAAGAACCAGGGCGTTCGCATCGCACTCGACGATTTTGGCACCGGTTATTCTTCGCTCGCGCACCTGCGCGCCTTGCCGTTCGACCGGATCAAGATCGACAAGAGCTTCGTTCAGTCGATCAATGAAAGCGCCGATTCAGCGGCGATCGTCAATGCGATTGCACGGCTCGGCGAAAGCCTTAACCTACCCGTCACTGCGGAGGGGATCGAAACCGCGGCGATCGCGGAACGGCTCCGCGCGATCGGCTGCGCCAAGGCGCAGGGCTGGTATTACGGCAAGCCGCTATCGGTCACCGCCGCACGGCGCCTGCTTGCCGAGCGGCGCCTGCTGCGGGGCCAGTCGACGCCGCGCGAATCCGATGTCCAGTCCTCGGGCGATGTCCCACCGCGCCCCGCTACCAGCCAGCGTCTGGCCGGCTGA
- the ffh gene encoding signal recognition particle protein, whose protein sequence is MFDSLSERLGGVFDRLRSRGALTEADVRTAMREVRVALLEADVALPVARKFVDQVTEAAIGQNVLRSVTPGQQVVKIVHDALVEMLGPDTAELEIDVTPPAVVMLVGLQGSGKTTTTAKLAKLLKKQGKKAMMASLDVNRPAAQEQLEVLGTQTEVNTLPIVKGQQPVEIAKRALQSAKLQGYDVLMLDTAGRLHVDQALMDEMKAVADISKPQEILLVVDSLTGQDAVNVAQSFSEQVPLTGVILTRMDGDARGGAALSMRSVTGKPIKFAGVGEKLDAIEPFHPKRVAGRILGMGDVVSLVEKAAQSIEQEDAERMAQRLAKGKFDMNDLRSQLAQMRNMGGLGALAGMMPGMKKAQQAMANGAVDERVLLRMDAMITSMTPKERAKPELLNAKRKIRIAKGSGTTVQDVNKLLKMHQEMQTAMKKLKKMGGIKGLMAMLGKGGPGGGMGGVGNALGGPELGDMMGKMGGPGGGLPGLPGGGGGQPKLPPGFENLIKKK, encoded by the coding sequence ATGTTCGATAGTCTGAGCGAACGGCTTGGCGGCGTATTTGATCGCCTGCGCAGCCGTGGCGCGCTGACCGAGGCCGATGTCCGCACCGCGATGCGCGAAGTGCGGGTCGCGCTGCTCGAAGCGGACGTGGCGCTGCCGGTCGCGCGAAAGTTCGTCGACCAGGTTACCGAAGCGGCGATCGGCCAGAATGTCCTGCGCTCGGTGACGCCGGGCCAGCAGGTGGTGAAGATCGTCCACGACGCACTCGTGGAGATGCTCGGCCCCGACACCGCCGAGCTCGAAATCGACGTCACGCCGCCCGCCGTGGTCATGCTGGTGGGTCTTCAGGGCTCGGGCAAGACCACCACCACCGCCAAGCTCGCCAAGCTGCTCAAGAAGCAGGGCAAGAAGGCGATGATGGCGTCGCTCGACGTCAATCGGCCCGCCGCGCAGGAACAGCTTGAAGTGCTCGGCACGCAGACCGAGGTCAACACGCTGCCGATCGTAAAGGGGCAGCAGCCGGTCGAGATCGCCAAACGCGCGCTGCAGTCGGCGAAGCTGCAGGGCTATGACGTGCTGATGCTCGATACGGCGGGCCGTTTGCACGTCGATCAGGCGCTGATGGACGAGATGAAGGCAGTCGCCGACATTTCGAAGCCGCAGGAAATCCTGCTCGTCGTCGACTCGCTGACTGGCCAGGACGCCGTCAATGTCGCGCAGAGCTTTTCCGAACAGGTGCCGCTGACCGGTGTCATTCTGACGCGCATGGACGGCGATGCGCGCGGCGGCGCGGCGCTGTCGATGCGCTCGGTCACGGGCAAGCCGATCAAGTTCGCGGGCGTCGGCGAAAAGCTGGACGCCATCGAGCCCTTCCATCCCAAGCGCGTTGCGGGCCGTATCCTCGGCATGGGCGACGTCGTGTCGCTGGTCGAAAAGGCCGCCCAGTCGATCGAGCAGGAAGATGCCGAGCGCATGGCGCAGCGGCTGGCCAAGGGAAAGTTCGACATGAACGACCTGCGCTCGCAGCTTGCGCAAATGCGCAACATGGGCGGGCTCGGTGCGCTGGCCGGGATGATGCCCGGCATGAAAAAGGCGCAGCAGGCGATGGCGAACGGCGCGGTCGACGAGCGCGTGCTGCTGCGCATGGATGCAATGATCACCTCGATGACGCCAAAGGAGCGCGCCAAGCCCGAGCTGCTCAACGCCAAACGCAAGATCCGTATCGCCAAGGGCTCGGGGACGACCGTTCAGGACGTCAACAAGCTGCTCAAGATGCATCAGGAGATGCAGACCGCGATGAAGAAGCTCAAGAAAATGGGCGGCATCAAGGGGTTGATGGCGATGCTCGGCAAGGGCGGGCCCGGCGGCGGCATGGGCGGCGTCGGCAATGCGCTGGGCGGTCCTGAACTGGGTGACATGATGGGCAAGATGGGCGGGCCCGGCGGCGGCCTTCCCGGGCTTCCGGGCGGTGGCGGCGGCCAGCCCAAACTTCCGCCCGGCTTCGAGAATCTGATCAAGAAAAAGTGA
- the rpsP gene encoding 30S ribosomal protein S16 → MAVSMRLSRGGSKKRPYYRIVIADARSPRDGSFIEKIGTYNPLLAKDDEKRVTLDAERAKHWLSVGAQPTDRVARFLDAAGLKERAARNNPKKAEPGEKAKERAEEREEKLKAAQEAEAEAVVAAEVEAATETPTPEAEQVAEATSEETPPAEA, encoded by the coding sequence ATGGCAGTTAGCATGCGTCTGTCGCGCGGCGGTTCGAAGAAGCGCCCCTATTACCGGATCGTGATCGCCGACGCGCGCAGCCCGCGCGACGGCAGCTTCATCGAGAAGATCGGCACCTACAACCCGCTGCTCGCCAAGGATGACGAGAAGCGCGTCACGCTCGACGCCGAGCGCGCCAAGCATTGGCTGAGCGTGGGTGCACAGCCGACCGATCGCGTTGCCCGCTTCCTCGATGCCGCTGGTCTGAAGGAACGCGCCGCTCGCAACAATCCCAAGAAGGCGGAACCGGGCGAAAAGGCCAAGGAACGCGCCGAGGAGCGTGAAGAGAAGCTGAAGGCGGCGCAGGAAGCCGAAGCTGAAGCGGTTGTCGCGGCGGAAGTCGAAGCGGCGACCGAAACGCCGACGCCGGAAGCCGAGCAGGTCGCCGAAGCGACCAGCGAAGAGACGCCCCCGGCCGAGGCCTGA